One Dreissena polymorpha isolate Duluth1 chromosome 9, UMN_Dpol_1.0, whole genome shotgun sequence genomic window carries:
- the LOC127845489 gene encoding ubiquinone biosynthesis protein COQ9, mitochondrial-like isoform X6, with protein sequence MCQKAESQAGGSEAGDHVSDGEEMEYETRLRILRSSMAFVHQHGWTVDTLAAGAEVEGLPGVAHGLFPRGGVELIYHFYTDCNKQLAMQLAERVAREKESEQTNTPGKSKITPFIRDAVEARLRMIIPYIDRWPQAMGILALPPNAPQALKNLGDLTDEIWYYTGDTSTDFNWYTKRATLGVVYKTTEVFMMQDKSDDYQNTWDFLDRRMGDITRVGKLVRNGQEMTSVLGEACKGFTIIGRNILGANSGAK encoded by the exons ATGTGCCAGAAAGCTGAAAGCCAAGCTGG GGGTTCTGAGGCTGGCGACCATGTGAGTGATGGAGAAGAGATGGAATATGAGACCAGGCTGCGCATCTTGCGCTCCTCCATGGCATTTGTACATCAGCACGGCTGGACAGTGGACACACTCGCTGCAG GTGCGGAGGTGGAGGGTCTACCGGGCGTGGCCCACGGTCTGTTCCCCAGAGGTGGGGTTGAGCTGATCTACCACTTCTACACAGACTGCAACAAGCAGCTTGCAATGCAGCTGGCAGAGAGGGTGGCCCGGGAGAAGGAATCCGAGCAGACCAACACACCGGG GAAGTCAAAGATTACTCCATTCATCCGTGACGCAGTGGAGGCCAGGCTGAGGATGATCATACCTTACATTGACAGGTGGCCACAG GCTATGGGTATTCTAGCCCTTCCACCAAATGCTCCACAAGCATTGAAGAACCTGGGTGACCTTACAGATGAAATCTGGTACTACACTGGTGACACATCTACTGAT TTTAATTGGTACACAAAGCGAGCCACTCTGGGAGTTGTCTACAAGACCACAGAGGTGTTCATGATGCAGGACAAGTCAGACGACTATCAAAACACCTGGGACTTCCTGGATAGACGTATGGGTGACATCACCAGGGTGGGAAAACTTGTGAGAAAT GGTCAAGAAATGACATCTGTGCTTGGAGAGGCATGTAAGGGTTTCACAATAATT GGAAGAAATATCTTGGGCGCGAACTCCGGAGCAAAGTGA
- the LOC127845489 gene encoding ubiquinone biosynthesis protein COQ9, mitochondrial-like isoform X3 codes for MATSMKLLKSSRNLFKYFVESHMRTCCNVRHMCQKAESQAEGSEAGDHVSDGEEMEYETRLRILRSSMAFVHQHGWTVDTLAAGAEVEGLPGVAHGLFPRGGVELIYHFYTDCNKQLAMQLAERVAREKESEQTNTPGKSKITPFIRDAVEARLRMIIPYIDRWPQAMGILALPPNAPQALKNLGDLTDEIWYYTGDTSTDFNWYTKRATLGVVYKTTEVFMMQDKSDDYQNTWDFLDRRMGDITRVGKLVRNGQEMTSVLGEACKGFTIIGRNILGANSGAK; via the exons TGGAGAGTCACATGCGGACATGCTGCAATGTACGACACATGTGCCAGAAAGCTGAAAGCCAAGCTGA GGGTTCTGAGGCTGGCGACCATGTGAGTGATGGAGAAGAGATGGAATATGAGACCAGGCTGCGCATCTTGCGCTCCTCCATGGCATTTGTACATCAGCACGGCTGGACAGTGGACACACTCGCTGCAG GTGCGGAGGTGGAGGGTCTACCGGGCGTGGCCCACGGTCTGTTCCCCAGAGGTGGGGTTGAGCTGATCTACCACTTCTACACAGACTGCAACAAGCAGCTTGCAATGCAGCTGGCAGAGAGGGTGGCCCGGGAGAAGGAATCCGAGCAGACCAACACACCGGG GAAGTCAAAGATTACTCCATTCATCCGTGACGCAGTGGAGGCCAGGCTGAGGATGATCATACCTTACATTGACAGGTGGCCACAG GCTATGGGTATTCTAGCCCTTCCACCAAATGCTCCACAAGCATTGAAGAACCTGGGTGACCTTACAGATGAAATCTGGTACTACACTGGTGACACATCTACTGAT TTTAATTGGTACACAAAGCGAGCCACTCTGGGAGTTGTCTACAAGACCACAGAGGTGTTCATGATGCAGGACAAGTCAGACGACTATCAAAACACCTGGGACTTCCTGGATAGACGTATGGGTGACATCACCAGGGTGGGAAAACTTGTGAGAAAT GGTCAAGAAATGACATCTGTGCTTGGAGAGGCATGTAAGGGTTTCACAATAATT GGAAGAAATATCTTGGGCGCGAACTCCGGAGCAAAGTGA